GGTGCGGGCGGCCAAGGCCGCCGGGGCCCGGGTCATCGCCTACACCTACACCGAGCCCACGGTGTTCTTCGAGATGTGCCACGAGACCGCACGTCTGGCGGCGGCGAATGGCATCCGCAACGTGTTCGTGTCCAACGGGTACCTCACCCGGGAGGCGGCGGAGACGATCGCCCCCTACCTCTCCGGGATCAACGTGGACCTGAAGAGCTTCTCGGGCGAGTTCTACCGCCGCCACTGCGGGGCGACCCTCCAGCCGGTGTTGGACACCATTGCCCAGATGGTGGCCCAGGGGATCTGGGTCGAAGTGACGACCCTGGTCATCCCCGGTTGGAACGATTCTGAGCAGGAGCTGCGCTGGATCGCGGAGTTCCTCTTCGGGATCTCCCCGGACATCCCGTGGCACGTATCCCGGTTCGTGCCGGCCTACCACGTCCACGACCGACCACTCACGCCGGTGCCTACCCTCCGCCGGGCGCGGGACCTCGGCCGAGAGGTGGGCCTGCACTACGTGTACCTGGGGAACGTGCCCGGGGAGGGGGAGGACACGCAGTGCCCGTCCTGTGGCCGCGTCCTCATCCGCCGGTACGGGTTCCAGGTGTTGGAGAACGCCGTTTCCGACGGGCGTTGTCCGAGCTGCGGTGAGGCCATCCCCGGGGTGTGGGTCTAGCCCCCACAACCCCTAACGCTGGCAGCAGGGGCAGAAGTAGGTGCCGCGGCCGCCGAGGATCACCCGCTGGATCGGGGTCCCACAGGTCGGGCACGGCTCCCCCTCCCGGCCGTACACGGAGAGCTCAACCGCGAACCCGCCCGGCTCCCCGTTCGGCCCCTGGTAGACCCCATCGGGAAGCGTCGTCCCGGCCTCGGCCAGGGCCGCCTGGAGCACCTCCGGGATCGCGTTCGTAAGGCGCCTGGCCTCGGCGGGCTCGAGCCCGCCCGCCGGCCGGCGGGGGTCGATCCCCGCCCGGAACAGGATCTCCGCTGCGTAGATGTTCCCGATCCCCGCGATCTTCCGCTGGTCCATGAGCCAGAGCTTGATCGGCATCCGGCTCCCCTTGAGCGCTGTGGGAAGCCAGGACAAATCCCCGAACGGCTCCGGGCCGAGGTCTCCCTTGAACTCCCGCACCACCTCAGCTGTACCCAGGCGCCGCGGATCCACGAGGTACACCTCCCCATCCGGAAACCGCAGGGCCAGGCGCACCCGCCCCTCCGGCGCGGACGCGCCCCACGCCAGGCGCCCAGACATGCGCAGGTGGATCACGAGCAGCCGGTCCCCGAGGTCGAACAGGGCGTACTTCCCCCGCCGGGCGAGGGCTCGCACCTCGACCGGGAGATCGAGGGCGGGCCGGACGTGGGCGAGCTTCGGGTCGTGGGCCTCCACGGCGAGGAGGGTCTTCCCCTCCACCACGGGCCGCAGCCCCTGGACCATCGTCTCCACCTCAGGGAGCTCGGGCATTCGCAGTCTAGGACGCCGCGCCCTTGAACACCGGCTCGCCAGCAAGGAAGGTCATGTCCACGCGAATCCCCGACCACGGGGAAGTCTGCGGGTCGGCGGACAGCACCACCAGGTCCGCCCACTGCCCGGGCGCGATGCTCCCCAGCCCCCCCTCGGCAAACGCGGCATACGCCGCCCCGTGGGTGTACGCGCGCAGGGCCGCTTCCAACGGGAGCCGCTGCACCGGATGGGGCGGGTCGAGGACCGCGCCGATGCCGTACAGGGGGCCCATCGGCATCCCGTCGGAGCCGAACGCGAGGGGAATCCCCCGCTCAACCACCCAGGCATGGGGGTCGATCCGGGCGTCGCGCTCCGGCCCCAGGCGCTCCTCGTACATCTTCCCCGGGCCGGACCACTGGGCCACGAAGTTGGGCTGCATAGACGCGATCAGCCCCAGGCCGCTCATGCGGTCCAGTTGCTCCGGCGTGGCCAGCTCCAGGTGCTCGACCCGATGGCGGTCGTGGGCGCCGACCGCGCTCAACCGCGCCGCAGCCAGCACCTCCTCCACCGCCCGGTCGCCGATGGCGTGGATCGCCACCTGGAGCCCAGCGTCCATCGCTCTCTTCCACCGCTGGGCCAGCTCCGCCCGCCCCAGGAGCACCCGCCCGTGCCCCATCTCACCCCGGTACGGGTCCTGGAGGGCGGCGGTGCGGGCGCCGATCGACCCGTCGACGAACGCCTTCACCCCCATCACCCGCAGCAGCGGCGAGCCGAACCCGGTGCGCACCCCGAGCGCCTGCAGGGCCGGGAGCTGCTCGAGCGGCAGGTACAGGAACGTCCGCGTCCGCAAGAGCCCGCGCCGCTCGGCGATCTGGTACACGGGGAGATCGGCGGCGCCCGCCATGTCCGCCACCGCAGTCACCCCCAGGGACGCGGCGTATTGACACGCAGCGGCCACCGCCTCCACCAACGTCTCCCGCTCCGGCCGCACCGCAGAGGTGAGCTCCCACGCTGCCTCCTCCCACAGATGCCCCCGGTCCCGGTCCACGAACTCCCCTTCCGGCCGGGGGCAGCGGGCGAGGGCCAAGGTGTTGCAGGCCACCAGGTGCCCGTCCACCCGCACCGCGCAGCAAGGTTGGCGCGGCACGGCCCGGTCGAGGTCGCCCCGTTCCAGGTACCGGCGCTCCGGCCACCGCGATTCGTCCCAGCCGCGGCCCACCACCCACTCCCCGGGGCGGGCCTTGGCCGCCTCCCGCAACCGGTCCACGGCCTCGGAAAGCGACCGGGCGGAACCAAGGTCCACGTAGAACGTGCGTTCCAAGCCCACCCGGACGAAATGGGTGTGGGCATCGAAGAACCCGGGGAGAAGGGCCCGCCCGTGCAGGGGGATGACCCGCGTGGCCGGGCCGCGCAGGCGTAGGATCTCTTCGCTCCGCCCCACCGCGGCGATGTGCCCGCAGCGGACGGCCACCGCATCCGCCCCTGCCTCCCCACCGAGGATCGATCCCCCGTGTAAGATCAGCTCGGCCGCCATGGCTCAGGCCATTATAGTCGGGGGTGTCGTCCGCCCGGGAGAGGAGGTAGGATAGGGCCGTGGACACGAAGGTGCTTTCCGCGGACGCCCTCGGGATCGCCGCCGCGGCGGAGATCATCCGGGCTGGGGGATTGGTGGCCTTCCCCACCGAAACCGTGTACGGCCTGGGGGCGGACGCCCTGTCCGCCGAGGCGGTGGCCCGGGTCTTCGCGGCCAAGGGGCGGCCCCGGTTCGACCCGATCATCGTCCACGTGGCCGCCCCCGAGGAGGCGGAGGGGCTATGGGCCGCCGTGCCCCCACTAGCGCGGGAACTGATGACCCGGTTCTGGCCCGGTTCCCTGACCCTGGTCCTCCCCAAGACCCCCCGGGTTCCGGAGGTCGTCACCGCCGGGCTTCCCACGGTGGCGGTGCGCATGCCGGCCCACGAGGTGGCCCTGGAGCTGATCCGCGTGAGCGGACGCCCCATCGCCGCCCCCAGCGCCAACCGGTTCGGGCGCCTCTCCCCCACCCACCACGAGGCGGTCCTCGCCCAGCTTGGGGGGGCGATCGATGCCGTGCTCGCCTGCGGCCTAACCCCGGTCGGGGTCGAGTCCACCGTGCTGTCCCTGGTGGACGATCCCCCGCGGGTCCTGCGCCCAGGGGGTACCCCCCTGGAGGCCCTGCGGGAGGTGATCCCAAACCTCCGGGTGAACCCGCCCCACGGGCCGTCCGCATCGCCGGGAACCCTCCCCCGCC
This Candidatus Acetothermia bacterium DNA region includes the following protein-coding sequences:
- the amrS gene encoding AmmeMemoRadiSam system radical SAM enzyme encodes the protein MHEAMLWEPAGEGRVRCKLCAHRCLIPDGGRGICAVRENRGGTLHTLVYGCLVSQDLDPIEKKPLFHFLPGAPALSIAAVGCNFRCDFCQNHHISQYPREHGGRILGEPVAPEEVVRAAKAAGARVIAYTYTEPTVFFEMCHETARLAAANGIRNVFVSNGYLTREAAETIAPYLSGINVDLKSFSGEFYRRHCGATLQPVLDTIAQMVAQGIWVEVTTLVIPGWNDSEQELRWIAEFLFGISPDIPWHVSRFVPAYHVHDRPLTPVPTLRRARDLGREVGLHYVYLGNVPGEGEDTQCPSCGRVLIRRYGFQVLENAVSDGRCPSCGEAIPGVWV
- the mutM gene encoding bifunctional DNA-formamidopyrimidine glycosylase/DNA-(apurinic or apyrimidinic site) lyase; its protein translation is MPELPEVETMVQGLRPVVEGKTLLAVEAHDPKLAHVRPALDLPVEVRALARRGKYALFDLGDRLLVIHLRMSGRLAWGASAPEGRVRLALRFPDGEVYLVDPRRLGTAEVVREFKGDLGPEPFGDLSWLPTALKGSRMPIKLWLMDQRKIAGIGNIYAAEILFRAGIDPRRPAGGLEPAEARRLTNAIPEVLQAALAEAGTTLPDGVYQGPNGEPGGFAVELSVYGREGEPCPTCGTPIQRVILGGRGTYFCPCCQR
- a CDS encoding amidohydrolase yields the protein MAAELILHGGSILGGEAGADAVAVRCGHIAAVGRSEEILRLRGPATRVIPLHGRALLPGFFDAHTHFVRVGLERTFYVDLGSARSLSEAVDRLREAAKARPGEWVVGRGWDESRWPERRYLERGDLDRAVPRQPCCAVRVDGHLVACNTLALARCPRPEGEFVDRDRGHLWEEAAWELTSAVRPERETLVEAVAAACQYAASLGVTAVADMAGAADLPVYQIAERRGLLRTRTFLYLPLEQLPALQALGVRTGFGSPLLRVMGVKAFVDGSIGARTAALQDPYRGEMGHGRVLLGRAELAQRWKRAMDAGLQVAIHAIGDRAVEEVLAAARLSAVGAHDRHRVEHLELATPEQLDRMSGLGLIASMQPNFVAQWSGPGKMYEERLGPERDARIDPHAWVVERGIPLAFGSDGMPMGPLYGIGAVLDPPHPVQRLPLEAALRAYTHGAAYAAFAEGGLGSIAPGQWADLVVLSADPQTSPWSGIRVDMTFLAGEPVFKGAAS
- a CDS encoding L-threonylcarbamoyladenylate synthase — protein: MDTKVLSADALGIAAAAEIIRAGGLVAFPTETVYGLGADALSAEAVARVFAAKGRPRFDPIIVHVAAPEEAEGLWAAVPPLARELMTRFWPGSLTLVLPKTPRVPEVVTAGLPTVAVRMPAHEVALELIRVSGRPIAAPSANRFGRLSPTHHEAVLAQLGGAIDAVLACGLTPVGVESTVLSLVDDPPRVLRPGGTPLEALREVIPNLRVNPPHGPSASPGTLPRHYLPTTPLYLLEPGPPEDGEGIDRMRCGFLAFRDGWHGFGRVEVLSPREDLVEAAAHFFSALRALDEAGLAAIVAEPVPEEGLGVAIMDRLRRAASGRARLSERHVWPMRKEGGCP